The Rhododendron vialii isolate Sample 1 chromosome 6a, ASM3025357v1 genome includes a window with the following:
- the LOC131330696 gene encoding uncharacterized protein LOC131330696, with protein sequence MIQLFFSAILGEMVVILILLFNTPLRKLAVMALNRLKRGAGPLVAKTVAGVVFLMMSTTVYNITEIHSRPIESLNPTDQILLGRHMLEASLMGFLLFLLLVIDRLHHYIREFRILRKTMEAAKKQNRAMEDAKSGSSDELKVLDEEISSLKTKIKQLESECESKGKEVKAAEADI encoded by the exons ATGATACAGCTATTCTTCTCGGCGATACTGGGGGAAATGGTGGTGATCCTGATCCTCCTCTTCAATACCCCTCTGAGGAAGCTCGCGGTCATGGCGTTGAACCGCCTGAAGCGAGGTGCTGGGCCTCTCGTCGCGAAAACCGTCGCCGGGGTCGTCTTCCTCATGATGTCGACCACCGTCTACAACATTACCGAAATCCATAGCCGTCCGATCGAGTCCCTCAATCCCACGGACCAGATCCTCCTCGGCAGGCATATGCTTGAAGCTTCTCTTATGG GATTTTTGCTGTTTCTCTTGCTAGTGATTGATAGACTACACCACTACATAAGGGAATTTCGCATACTCAGGAAAACCATGGAGGCTGCAAAGAAGCAAAACCGAGCTATGGAAGATGCAAAAAGTGGCAGTTCAGACGAGCTCAAAGTCTTGGATGAGGAGATCTCCTCATTGAAAACAAAGATCAAGCAGCTGGAATCTGAATGTGAATCAAAAGGGAAAGAGGTGAAGGCTGCAGAAGCCGACATATGA